The genome window tattgtaacgaaaatagaaagaagatcTGCTTCGATCGTCGACGTTGCTTTCGCGAATATACtgcgttttatatatatacatatatatctatataaaaaaaaaagaggaagttAGATTCgaaacgtattataattatatttctatcgaaTGTATTTGAATTTGTAATCGTTAAGGAAGAAATTCGTAGGTTTCGGTTATATATGtaagttaattattaaatttcgactgtaataattttttgctACATCGAAGGGGTTGCTACTTTGTGAAAACATACATTGAAGAACAACAATGGAAGAGATAgggaaatattctaaaatttttatgttagTATTGCGTAAACTGTGTTCTCATTGTCGATCGCAATTGTTAAACCGCcatatctctttcttttttttgcgGTACATTGTCATTGGATCGTCAATGTGTCCGACATTTACGTGCGTGTTATCGTAAAAACTACGGTGTATAATGCGTAATCGACGGAACGgtacaaaataaaacaacaaAGATGTCATCTGACTTACTTTACGAAATCGTTCGACGAAAAAGAAGTTTCACGATGCTGGTATGATTCAAAGAACGGGAGCGTATACAAGGAGCGAGGAAAAATTTCAATCCATGCCTGAGAATTACTGCCAACCTAGATAGAGATCACAGGATCGATGTTTTTGCCTCTAAAGCTTCCCCGTCCCTAAGAAAATTATCGACTCGTGAGtcacaaaattttataaaacgagagaaatcGATTGTCCCTATGAAACACGTAAGAGAGACACAAAATGATTTGTCGAGATTTCCGAATGTGCGTGCAACATCGTTCAGTGTCGTTTATTTCTCACGGAGACTAACATCTATCGCGGCAGGGCGATCGTCTGAATTAGTTTTTTTACTTTGATACCGTCTTTACTGCGACCATTCGCCGTTTGCTGACCTAAAGTATTTGTGAGCTACACTGTATAACAAAAAGTACGCGTTGTAAAGTGActgtatatacaaaaataaattatgcgATTATCTTGAGCGTCGTGTTTTTCTATCCTCTACTCACTTTGTTTTATTGGtagatttacattttttcatatttaatacgTAAGAATCTTCACTtcagttattaatttattataaaaattccatcgaataatttttcattaattaagaatattttaacagaCACTAATCAGGCTAATACTTGCAGTCAAACGAAATTATCCAGGGGATTAAACTATCGCTACAGAATACATCGGCGGCTAATGATATTCAGTCGTCAGACTCTGTGATTCTCCTATTCCACTTAAACTCCTTCTACACCTGGATCCTCGACTCTAAAGTTGCCAAGATATTGTAGATGACATTAACTTGCAGTAGCACGATCGCACAATTTTGGGGATGTAGCTGGTGTGATCAATTTCAAGTTTATTAGATTCTCCGTGCGAGAATGTCTATTCTGTAGACACACGTACATGGCAACGTCAATCTCCAGATCGTAGAACTCGATGTTAACGATATCAAACTTGTAGGACACGACAGCAGCAACCATAGATCCGTCAAGTCTATATCGACCAGGATCCGTCAGAACGGATGCTTAAAGCTTTGGTATTACTCGATACAATAAAGCATTGAATGATTAGTAGACTATAGATATTTACGAAGATTCATTTTTTACGGTCATAAGTCATAACTTATCATGTCAATTCATCATCTAATTATATTcatcatttaataattatatataattattcatcatcatataatttaaaataactcTTGGCGTCAAGATATCAGAACGATTATCGATtaaactaaaaattatttttacttgcTATTACTACGTGATCTTTTATCATATGTTAATGAATGTACTATctgaattattattcaaatgaaTTACTATGCTAAATTCTAATACATTTTCCCTTGCTATCTGTCTAAGACTTTTGTTACACCTGTAAATTTCCAGCCAGTTTTATGATATTTGTGTTAATGAGTACTTGAGATAACTCTGTTGGAAGTTCTGAAATGAAAACTACTTTGCTGGGCTCTAACATTTCTATTGTACTAAGGAATTTGAAAACCCTCCTTAAAATTGGTAATAATTACCCTCCTTAAAATTCACAGTTTGTATACCTGTGCACTTGTTTGTGTACTGTTGAACGGTTGGATGCCTCTTATTCAGGTAACTTGGCTGACCTGATTAACCACGTTCGACTAATAATATACTCATAATTATGCATGTTAGACGTTTACATAGATTATTTCGAATAAGGCTAAgaatattagtaatattaatgCTACAATAGTAGAACAGTATTAACATATCTATCAATATATTGATTAAGTTGGACAATGGCgtcatttataattaaactCAACACGTATTATGatcattgtttttattttaaaagttacatttttttacaatgTTGTACACTTAATTAacttattatacaattttaaagaTACATCACTGGTACGCAACAGTGTAGTCgattcatttataaatataaatataaatatgcttATAAATATCACTAAAACAAATTGTCTATATGTGAAAATCTGTCGATTCTAcatatgattttatatacGTCTGAACATTGAGTATAATCACAGGAATTGTAGTAATCTTTCAACTGTTTCATCTTATTGTCCATTTCGCTGTCGGAATCCAAGTTGgcattttctttcattttttccaactctaacttctttttatttttgtatcgtCTTGCAGTGTTCTTTAAACAAGAATCAGACTGGCAAATATTCAACCACGAACGCGAGACTTGCGCAGCACGCAGAAGCGACTCAGGATCGAGCTTTCGCAGTATTAAATGCGACATCTCTGGAGGAAGCTCGGAAATGATGTCGATCTTTGGCTTCGAGGGTTTGAAGATATGTAAAAGCGAGTTCAAAATCTCCATATTATCAAGCTCGACGGATGAATCGGTAAAATGATGGAACTTGCACTGCTTCAGCGATGTATGTCGCTACTAATCGTATTTCTGTAACAAAATAGTTCTGTAATctataattgttatatttatgcTAAAAGATAAACTTTGTCATATCGTACTACTTAACATGCTCACTACGtaattttctttgtaatatatattgcaAAAATGATACTTTATTTCTGTCTATCCACAAAACATTCATTTTGTGATAAttcaatatttgaattttgcgttttattttttacgtttgaTACTCTACCGttataaatatgatataaaaaatatcaatcaaATTATACGGATAAGATCATATTATCACCACGGCTAAGTATACTAACAATTTTCTAACTGTGTGTATTCATATCACAGAAAAGGAAGACAAGTTGacaaaattttcgtaattacataagaaaaattaacttattcattgaaataactaaaaattaaaattactataCAAATTGATCGTTTATTGATATATGAAATTACTATACAAATTGATTGATATATCCTCTTCTGTTGAAAAATCAACTACGAAACAACCGatgaatttattcaaattttcactCCGTAAAAATAATACGCGTTGGGAATAGACTATcgctatatgtatgtattcaCGCTCTATTTATTGGATTGTAACATAAGTTTGGTTGAACTTaatatttttccttattcGATCGAACTTATTCATGTTACAAGCCAATAGATAAATATAGTGAATAGAAAATGGAATCTGACGATTTTCGCAAGTATGTCATTTGTTAGAATCGTTTGTCGTAACTTACCTTTGATATTGCCGTAATCGACACAGTGTTTTCGACAGCCGATCGTTTTGCCGTGACAGTATCTCGATCTTTTCACGATTCGAGATCAGCTGCTGGGTCATGTCCAGCACAGGATCATCTTCAGGCTTCAAAATGGTCCCTTCTTGAATCGTTTTATCCGTATCACTGTCACTGACGTCTTTGGTTCTCTCGTTATCTTTCTTAATTGAGACTATCAAACGTAAAGATGCGATTTCTTGCTGAAGTTTCTCAGCTGTTTCCTTGTACTCTTCCTTCAGCTGAAGAAAATAATGTGCAACTATAATAACTTCTGAGTGACAACTCACAACGTACAACTCACGGCGAACTCACAATAATCGGCAACCAATAACTCGTAACGACTCGTGATCAACTCCCAACGAAGTCCAACTAACGACTAACTCATTTTCTCCAACAAAACGTCTTTTATACCAATCTTAGTACTCCTACCACACTCACATGTTTCACAGCTATTAATGACCAAAATGATCACGTGAAGGGTTAACAATTACCTATAATCCTAAACCACCGGCATATTGCTGAGTCATATGGCCCATTGGGATTTTCCATCCTTTCCGGCTTATTACCACTTTTACCTTTCCCAGTTAATCGGATTAACAAAAGTTTGTACTTCATGGGATAGATTTGTGATATATTACTATTTCATTacaagatttattttaaaggCTATTTTATGGCACAATTTTATGATTCAGTTTACTATTCTATTATAGAGACTAATGTTTAAGGTTTGTGCTGTGACCATTTCCAAAGCTGACTGGTAAATCGCTAATGCGAAATTGAAACTGAAATGTTTGATTCGTTAAATAACTTTGAATAATTTCGTCGCAAACTTTATAGGCAGTGAATTGACGGAAAGCGGCGAAAATAGAATCGAGTTTTTATCGACGAAGCAATAAACTTTCGACCATCGAAAGCCACAGAGTAAATAAGGAAGCAGGTAGTTTATGTACAAAAAATTTGCAGCATTGTTGTAAGTCGGTTCGTATCCTTCTTACGATAATCTTtgaaaacatttcttttcaactgccgtattaaattgaacatcagtaaataaacaaaattaacatttttacgaataacACCTTTTACATCTAATTTTAGAACGTTTTAATGACTGTATGGAATACAGTATAGAATACAATTATCATTGGATTTTTATACTaccggatttttatgcaaatacatTTTCTTCATATTGCATGCGTATTTTACGTAAACGACATAAATGAAtatgttacatattttttaccgATATGAGTTTTATTTGCAACAATTTATGACTCGTAATACTCATATTATAACCGCCGTACGATCAATTTATATCAGATATAACCATGCAGAACAATTTGAATTCGTAGTATGTACTTTAAGAAATGTGCACAATAacgaaaatcaaataaaattgaattttatgctACGCAATTGACGCAAAAATATTGGTTACGAGGTAATATCGAAAGTTTCCAAAATTCTAGATACGAGATAAGTACGAGAATAGATATATCCATAGAATGACCAGAAAATGACCTGGCACGGTACTGGGACTAATTTAAGTATGTACATTTCGGTTTTATGACCTAAAGGGATCCTTTCCAGTTTATAATCCATTTTTttcaaacagccgatatgtataatttattttactttactttatttattttaccgtAGATTATGATAATTAGCTATTGATACACACGAGCAGGATTCatatttcgtaaatataaatatttcctacATATAagctgaatatttaaaatataaaaatccgcaTTCTAGTTATcatgatattaatttaaaaaaaaatgatattcacAGCAAGCCATAATACGACAAAATTGACGCTTAGCCATAGTTGATCGTAAATTTCCCTGAACTCGTATAAATTGATTTAACCGAACAACAGATTAATTCACGAGAATTTGGTCCTGTATATAGGCTATGTAGCGACCGTATAGTAAGCCGACATCGGCTTAAACAGCAAGCAATTTCTATCGTCTGTTGTATCATTAACGCATCATACATAACAAAGCAGTTAACAGCCTTAATTAATAACCGAACAGCTGGTGCAAATAGGTGAAATGGAACTTTGGTGACCCTCGGTACAAATTAAGTGGTATATAATCCCATAAAGGCGTAGGCTATTGAATCTGATAAAATGTCTCGAACAATGTCCATTGCTTATGCTAATCCTACCCATACAACGTACCTCAATACCTTTACTTTAGTAAAGTGATTTACTAAGTGATTTAGCACATtatcgtaatttttataatccaGAAATAAAACCCagagatttattttatctactaCATATTCCTTGCAGACATCCTTGACATTTCTTGCATATTCTGCAgatttttgcaatttctaaTGGTAACCAATCGATCTACAATTTCATATTCCGTCATTATTTCAAACTACGATATCTCACGTGTCTAGATAGCCATCGATGAACGCCATCTCCTCGCTTCGATTTACTCTATACAGGATGAGAAATCACAATCGCATGTATCGTATGGTCCAACTCACCGATTCGTTCTCCTTTCTCGATTCGTCTAGAAGTACTCGGGAACCTCGTTCTGTCTCGAGATACGCATCACGGGTGTCGACGATTTCCTTTCGGAGTCCGATCACGGTCTTCTCCAGCTCCAATTTGCTCTCGGCCAGCGTAACCGTCTGACTTTGCAAAATGTTATATTCGCCGGCTGCAATGAACGTTCGAAAATAAGACTATTCCTCGCCGTGGTATCCGTGGATTCGTTCGCTTCCGTTCGTGGTACGATGCCGCCTGTCaaatttcgttggaaaatcTCGTTCCTCCGacgaaacgagaaacgaaCTCCTCCTCACGTTCCGATACACAACACGGTACTTCCTTCTGTGCGTCCGCGATTTTTTATACTTACCCAGCATTGACATCTGTCTGCGAATATCCTCCAGGGTTTCTTTCAACGTCTCGTTTTGTCCCTTCAAAGCTGCGGTACGCCGTATTTCCCTTTCGCGCTCTTCTTTCGCTGTAAATCAATGTTCGAGTAAATAGGTCGCCTCGCTGGGTTTAATGCTAATTAGTATCGTATAGAGTAGGTCATTAGCCGCAATCAGTTGTTCGATAGGTAAGATAGGGGCAGTTTGtgtttatcaaaatattctcCTGTTCTCATAATATCCGTTAGTATTTCTTCGAAATGAAAGCTGCAATAATAAATAGCAGATGACATCGGTATTAAAGAACCTCGATAATGAAGCTTAACTTCTCATTATATTACAATGCAATCATATTATCTGGTTTCTAAAAGTAATAAAACCGCCTACAAttagagagaagaaaaaggtaATCTTCCatgtaaattttcttttatcacaGTCTAACAAAACATATCTGGTGTCCCTTTGACttcaaataatgaaattcttcGCTTTGCGTATTCCATTCTAACGTTCTtcgtttatcatttttttctaCGACGCTAACAACAGATTCCCCAATTTTTCCTTccgtggaaataaaatttattttatttattcctacCATGATTATGGATTAATTACTACACCGTCCATtcatgatatttttcttctctttggaTCTTTAAGCGTCTCATAACGTTCTCTATTCCGTACTCTCGCTTTACAAACGAGCAACAGATCTCGCGTTCCTATCGTCTGCTATTCACCGGACATTCATAAATCGTTCTCGATCGATTACTAAACCGTATCCGCCTGGCTGCGGTGGTACGGCAGAAAAATTCCTCGATCGAATTTCCCGTGGGGTAATCGACCACGATCACTCCCATATGTATTACATACATTCTGAGCAAATCAATGCCGCCTATCGATTTGCTTCGCTGGAAGCTGCGATACCCGACAACCGTATCACATCGACCAAGTCTCAGAGctatttagaatttaatcgaTAAAACGACTTCCGATACATCGTGCTCGATTTCCACTCGAAACCtattaaaaggaaagaacaagacgattttatagaaacgaacgaaagaaacgaggaaaaagagaaaaagaagagtcGAGAAAAGCCATCGTCTGGGGGTTGATGACGATCAGTAAACGGAGTATCCAGCTAGGAAACCTACCATTTTCTAGTTGAGCCTTCAACTCCGAGTTTTCAGCCTGCAATGCGTCCGTTCGCTTTTCTTGCATC of Bombus fervidus isolate BK054 chromosome 16, iyBomFerv1, whole genome shotgun sequence contains these proteins:
- the LOC139995587 gene encoding uncharacterized protein, which codes for MSRLTKGIETDVETALTMVKKSNLRIQAARQDHDQTIRELRTSLTMQEKRTDALQAENSELKAQLENAKEEREREIRRTAALKGQNETLKETLEDIRRQMSMLAGEYNILQSQTVTLAESKLELEKTVIGLRKEIVDTRDAYLETERGSRVLLDESRKENESLKEEYKETAEKLQQEIASLRLIVSIKKDNERTKDVSDSDTDKTIQEGTILKPEDDPVLDMTQQLISNREKIEILSRQNDRLSKTLCRLRQYQRNTISSDIHR